One genomic segment of Myxococcus xanthus includes these proteins:
- the hemE gene encoding uroporphyrinogen decarboxylase: MNDRLLRAARRQPTDTTPVWLMRQAGRYLPEYRAIRGNIAFLDLCKHPDLAAEVTVQPVTRLGVDAAIIFSDILIPVEAMGITLELGDKGPHFPDPVRSAADIDKLGVPDPVEGTGFVAEAIRRTRKALNDSVPVIGFAGAPFTLAAYMVEGGGSKSYILIKRLMFEQPELAHRLFGKLTDTLIPYLKMQVEAGASIVQIFDSWGGALSPWDYERFCIPYLKRMVSELKATGVPVIVFGVGMSSHLSLLKSTGADVVGLDWTLPMDEGRKVLGPDVAVQGNLDPLHLFLPREELDGRVKDILRRAGPEGHIFNLGHGILPPTDPDAAKFLVEAVHRHGVALRQGTLGA; the protein is encoded by the coding sequence GTGAACGACCGACTCCTCCGCGCGGCGCGCCGCCAGCCCACAGACACGACGCCGGTATGGCTGATGCGCCAGGCGGGCCGCTACCTGCCCGAGTACCGGGCCATCCGCGGCAACATCGCCTTCCTGGACTTGTGCAAGCACCCGGACCTGGCGGCGGAAGTCACCGTCCAGCCGGTGACGCGCCTGGGTGTGGACGCGGCCATCATCTTCTCGGACATCCTCATCCCCGTGGAGGCCATGGGCATCACCCTGGAGCTGGGGGACAAGGGGCCGCACTTCCCCGACCCCGTGCGCTCCGCGGCGGACATCGACAAGCTGGGCGTGCCGGACCCGGTGGAGGGCACCGGCTTCGTGGCCGAGGCCATCCGCCGCACGCGCAAGGCACTCAATGACTCCGTGCCCGTCATCGGCTTCGCGGGCGCGCCCTTCACCCTGGCCGCGTACATGGTGGAGGGGGGCGGCTCCAAGAGCTACATCCTCATCAAGCGGCTGATGTTCGAGCAGCCCGAGTTGGCGCACCGCCTCTTCGGCAAGCTCACCGACACGCTCATCCCCTACCTGAAGATGCAGGTGGAGGCGGGCGCGAGCATCGTCCAGATTTTCGACTCGTGGGGCGGCGCGCTGTCGCCATGGGACTACGAGCGCTTCTGCATTCCCTACCTCAAGCGCATGGTGTCCGAGCTGAAGGCCACCGGCGTGCCCGTCATCGTGTTCGGCGTGGGCATGTCCTCGCACCTGTCGCTGCTCAAGAGCACCGGCGCGGACGTGGTGGGCCTGGACTGGACGCTGCCCATGGACGAGGGCCGGAAGGTGCTGGGGCCGGACGTGGCGGTGCAGGGCAACCTGGACCCGCTGCACCTGTTCCTCCCCCGCGAGGAGCTGGACGGCCGCGTGAAGGACATCCTCCGCCGCGCGGGCCCCGAAGGGCACATCTTCAACCTGGGCCACGGCATCCTCCCGCCCACGGACCCCGACGCCGCGAAGTTCCTGGTGGAGGCCGTCCAC
- a CDS encoding alpha-amylase family glycosyl hydrolase, with protein sequence MVVSLTAALAAVTLAACLPRAAPPPLAPSGTVVAVAYVRDDARRAGVVADVPEGLKQRIAETLARRNLRVEVVPYADYAAYFAKVRDSQRRFEMLKALTPEAPLHLLVETRVSFFSQVGGRFSWDISVRTTGARADSAMAPTVVTQDYGAALQFDQQREDDAQLEVATQIAGQAGALFDSFLASPFLVPDTDGGPGTVPGLDAPAGPGIEPGTGTPAVPEPYRGSWEPPAGDAVYFVMVDRFSNGDPKNDGAVDLEDAQAFHGGDLQGVIDRLDGLQQLGVRTVWLSPVFQMRTDKFHGYGAFHGYWVEDFGRVEPRFGDEALLKTLAAELRRRDMRLVLDVVLNHVGPGTRLSRERPDWFHGLGPIKDWGDSRELVMGDVHGLPDLAVEKEDVYAHLLAHSRRWVDVLQPAGFRLDAVKHMPTSFWARYNDDLRQHAGPDFLLLGEMLDGDPVLLSNTMKEGRFGTMFDFPLAFALVDVFCRDRSPSHLGAILFNDRLYPAPGSLVTMVDNHDLPRVMSECGGDVERVKRALAVQLTARGVPALTYGTEEGLTGAKEPENRGDMRFTNHPLRSWIGGLLALRRGSAALQRGETMILAAREDLFAYARVTADEVVVIAVNTRDSAVDVPLPDGLAGAKLEPLALAPPLAAGGAGFMRVPAGEVALARLTPPAAGGFATAAKLAGLRWRGLGTRRQVELAVGDPSVRLVGSGPEMGGWKPERSLRPGPEGFALSLPVGAVFEYKLLRGGSQGSFDWEDGANRLLFVDEGTGPLRQTLAWSQR encoded by the coding sequence GTGGTGGTCTCCCTCACAGCGGCGCTGGCCGCGGTGACGCTCGCGGCGTGTCTGCCTCGCGCGGCGCCTCCGCCCCTGGCGCCCAGCGGCACGGTGGTCGCCGTGGCCTACGTGCGGGATGATGCGAGGCGGGCCGGCGTGGTGGCGGACGTCCCGGAAGGACTGAAGCAGCGCATCGCGGAGACCCTGGCCAGGCGCAACCTGCGCGTGGAGGTGGTGCCCTACGCGGACTACGCCGCCTACTTCGCGAAGGTGCGCGACTCGCAGCGCCGCTTCGAGATGCTGAAGGCGCTGACGCCGGAGGCGCCGCTGCACCTGCTGGTGGAGACGCGGGTGTCGTTCTTCAGCCAGGTAGGGGGCCGCTTCTCGTGGGACATCTCGGTGCGGACCACGGGCGCGCGGGCGGACTCCGCCATGGCGCCCACCGTCGTCACCCAGGACTACGGCGCGGCGCTTCAGTTCGACCAGCAGCGCGAGGACGATGCACAGTTGGAGGTGGCCACGCAGATCGCCGGGCAGGCGGGCGCGCTGTTCGACTCCTTCCTTGCCTCGCCCTTCCTGGTGCCGGACACGGACGGTGGTCCGGGCACGGTGCCGGGTCTCGACGCGCCGGCCGGACCGGGCATCGAGCCGGGCACGGGCACGCCGGCCGTGCCCGAGCCCTACCGGGGTTCGTGGGAGCCGCCGGCGGGAGACGCGGTCTACTTCGTGATGGTGGACCGCTTCTCCAATGGAGACCCGAAGAACGACGGTGCAGTGGACCTGGAGGACGCGCAGGCCTTTCACGGCGGAGACCTGCAAGGCGTCATTGACCGACTGGACGGGCTGCAGCAGCTCGGTGTCCGCACGGTGTGGCTTTCACCCGTCTTCCAGATGCGCACCGACAAGTTCCATGGGTACGGCGCCTTCCACGGTTACTGGGTGGAGGACTTCGGCCGGGTGGAGCCGCGCTTCGGAGACGAGGCCCTGCTGAAGACGCTGGCGGCGGAGTTGCGCCGCCGGGACATGCGGCTGGTGCTGGACGTGGTGCTCAACCACGTGGGGCCAGGGACGCGCCTGTCGCGTGAGCGGCCTGACTGGTTCCACGGCCTGGGTCCCATCAAGGACTGGGGCGATTCACGCGAGCTGGTGATGGGAGATGTGCACGGCCTGCCGGACCTCGCCGTGGAGAAGGAAGATGTGTACGCGCACCTGCTGGCGCATTCGCGCCGGTGGGTGGACGTGCTCCAGCCCGCGGGCTTCCGGCTGGACGCGGTGAAGCACATGCCCACCTCCTTCTGGGCTCGCTACAACGACGACTTGCGCCAGCACGCGGGGCCGGACTTCCTGCTGTTGGGGGAGATGCTGGACGGCGACCCGGTGCTGCTGTCGAACACGATGAAGGAAGGCCGCTTCGGGACGATGTTCGACTTCCCGCTGGCCTTCGCGCTGGTGGACGTCTTTTGCAGGGACCGCTCCCCGTCGCACCTGGGCGCCATCCTCTTCAACGACCGGCTATACCCGGCGCCGGGCTCGCTCGTGACGATGGTGGACAACCACGACCTGCCCCGGGTGATGAGCGAGTGCGGTGGTGACGTGGAGCGGGTGAAGCGGGCGCTGGCGGTGCAGCTCACCGCGCGCGGCGTGCCGGCGCTCACCTACGGCACCGAGGAGGGCCTGACGGGCGCGAAGGAGCCGGAGAACCGGGGGGATATGCGCTTCACGAACCACCCGCTGCGGTCGTGGATTGGCGGGTTGCTGGCGTTGCGTCGAGGCAGTGCGGCCCTCCAGCGTGGCGAGACGATGATTCTCGCCGCCCGGGAGGACCTCTTTGCCTACGCCCGCGTCACCGCCGACGAGGTTGTCGTCATCGCCGTGAATACCCGTGACAGCGCCGTGGACGTGCCGCTGCCCGACGGGCTGGCCGGCGCGAAGCTGGAGCCGCTGGCCCTGGCGCCGCCGCTGGCCGCCGGGGGCGCGGGCTTCATGCGCGTGCCCGCCGGCGAGGTGGCCCTGGCGCGGCTGACGCCTCCGGCGGCGGGCGGCTTCGCCACGGCGGCGAAGCTCGCGGGTCTGCGGTGGCGGGGGCTGGGCACGCGGCGCCAGGTGGAGCTGGCCGTGGGGGACCCGTCGGTGCGGTTGGTGGGCAGCGGGCCGGAGATGGGCGGGTGGAAGCCCGAGCGCTCGCTTCGTCCAGGGCCCGAGGGCTTCGCGCTGTCGCTGCCAGTGGGCGCCGTCTTCGAGTACAAGCTCTTGCGCGGCGGCTCCCAGGGCTCTTTTGACTGGGAGGACGGCGCCAATCGTCTGCTGTTCGTGGACGAAGGCACCGGGCCGCTGCGCCAGACGCTGGCGTGGAGCCAGCGCTGA
- a CDS encoding glycogen debranching protein, with protein MSRLVGAALSTALFITGCSESDYVRLYHSAARAPSYSVDDIESLRQIGPTYVDKGVNFALYSENATRLELLLFEDPESNRPARAYEMTRYGDVWSVYVEGVGVGQHYGFRAWGPNWEFDPRWFPGSIHGFKADADVYGNRFNPNKLLTDPYSKALHRDHDWSKGSTASGPARTQVTYAASAKSVLVKSGDYQWGEVEQQWRANRQDENWQGHGWQDLIVYEVHAKGFTADPASGVRFPGTYRGFGEKAAYLAELGITAVELLPIHEKPLDGGYWGYQTINFFAPELSYAAFKEPHQVINEFKWMVEQLHKHGIEVIIDVVYNHTGEGGLWREKLETDDVMPGEPLESLDPAETAGLYSFRGIDNQAYYALNPDRRTYWNNTGVGNQTRPNHRPTRKLIIDSLRFYVEELHVDGFRFDLAPILGERDGDYNRWDDPRNTVLQDVIDDPVLQKYNTRIMAEPWSAGGWYCMPLGEFPNAKTQPGNGWYEWNGRFRDWWRAFMNQDGWKLNSNEGSLCGRPGTVDGGFLMYGSQEWFERNGRRPYHSMNFITVHDGFTMYDLFAYDEKQNRCGPLNPVCCDTPNSPFCDKVSGEEHNRSRNWGPIGDERAESMRRQMIRNAFMSMMISHGTPMILGGDEWMRTQLGNNNAYSTLSDNPFNWYQWGTYLARDERHRMFEFVKAAIRLRKEHAYAFAPKDYGKGAPLAWKSAQNTEAAWDSKQLMIHYHDASYGPELLVLINMEPRAVTFTLPEGRKWTRLIDTQAYFDSSAYLTTAGLDSRSTGNSWLDAPSPVNGPTYGMPERTIVVLRAE; from the coding sequence ATGTCCCGCCTCGTGGGCGCGGCGCTGTCCACCGCCCTGTTCATCACTGGCTGTAGCGAGAGCGACTACGTCCGGCTGTACCACAGTGCTGCTCGGGCCCCGAGCTACTCGGTGGACGACATCGAGTCCCTTCGCCAGATCGGCCCCACCTACGTGGACAAGGGCGTGAACTTCGCCCTGTACTCGGAGAACGCCACCCGGCTGGAGCTGCTGCTCTTCGAGGACCCGGAGAGCAACCGCCCGGCACGCGCCTATGAGATGACACGCTATGGCGACGTGTGGAGCGTCTACGTGGAAGGCGTAGGCGTGGGACAGCACTACGGCTTCCGCGCATGGGGGCCCAACTGGGAGTTCGACCCGCGGTGGTTCCCCGGGTCCATCCACGGCTTCAAGGCGGACGCGGACGTCTACGGCAACCGCTTCAATCCGAACAAACTGCTCACGGACCCGTACTCCAAGGCCCTGCACCGCGACCACGACTGGAGCAAGGGCAGCACGGCCAGCGGTCCGGCCCGCACGCAGGTGACTTACGCGGCCTCCGCCAAGAGCGTGCTCGTCAAGAGCGGCGACTACCAGTGGGGCGAGGTGGAGCAGCAGTGGCGCGCCAACCGCCAGGACGAGAACTGGCAGGGGCACGGCTGGCAGGACCTCATCGTCTACGAGGTTCACGCCAAGGGCTTCACGGCGGACCCCGCAAGCGGTGTGCGCTTCCCGGGTACCTACCGCGGCTTCGGTGAGAAGGCGGCCTACCTGGCCGAGCTGGGCATCACCGCGGTGGAGCTGCTGCCCATCCACGAGAAGCCGCTGGACGGTGGCTACTGGGGCTACCAGACCATCAACTTCTTCGCGCCCGAGCTGTCCTATGCGGCCTTCAAGGAGCCGCACCAGGTCATCAACGAGTTCAAGTGGATGGTGGAGCAACTCCACAAGCACGGCATCGAGGTGATTATCGACGTCGTCTACAACCACACCGGCGAGGGTGGCCTCTGGCGCGAGAAGCTGGAGACGGATGACGTCATGCCCGGCGAGCCGCTGGAGTCCCTGGACCCCGCGGAGACGGCTGGCCTCTATTCGTTCCGCGGCATCGACAACCAAGCGTACTACGCGCTCAACCCGGACCGCCGCACGTATTGGAACAACACTGGCGTCGGTAACCAGACGCGCCCCAACCACCGGCCCACGCGCAAGCTCATCATCGACAGCCTGCGCTTCTACGTGGAAGAGCTCCACGTGGATGGTTTCCGCTTCGACCTGGCGCCCATCCTGGGTGAGCGGGACGGCGACTACAACCGCTGGGATGACCCGCGCAACACCGTGCTCCAGGACGTCATCGACGACCCGGTGCTCCAGAAGTACAACACCCGCATCATGGCCGAGCCGTGGAGCGCGGGCGGCTGGTACTGCATGCCGCTGGGCGAGTTCCCCAACGCCAAGACGCAGCCGGGCAATGGCTGGTACGAGTGGAACGGCCGCTTCCGCGACTGGTGGCGCGCGTTCATGAACCAGGATGGTTGGAAGCTCAACTCCAACGAGGGTTCGCTGTGCGGCCGGCCTGGCACCGTGGACGGCGGCTTCCTGATGTACGGCAGCCAGGAGTGGTTCGAGCGCAATGGCCGCCGCCCGTATCACTCCATGAACTTCATCACCGTGCACGACGGCTTCACCATGTACGACCTGTTCGCGTACGACGAGAAGCAGAACCGCTGCGGTCCGCTGAACCCGGTGTGCTGTGACACACCGAACAGTCCCTTCTGCGACAAGGTCAGCGGCGAGGAGCACAACCGTTCCCGCAACTGGGGGCCGATTGGCGACGAGCGCGCGGAGAGCATGCGGCGGCAGATGATTCGCAATGCCTTCATGTCGATGATGATCAGCCACGGCACGCCGATGATCCTGGGCGGCGACGAGTGGATGCGCACGCAGTTGGGGAACAACAACGCCTACTCCACGCTGTCCGACAACCCCTTCAACTGGTACCAGTGGGGTACGTACCTGGCGCGCGACGAACGTCACCGCATGTTCGAGTTCGTGAAGGCTGCCATCCGCCTGCGCAAGGAGCATGCCTATGCCTTCGCTCCGAAGGACTACGGCAAGGGCGCGCCGCTGGCCTGGAAGAGCGCGCAGAACACGGAGGCGGCGTGGGACAGCAAGCAGTTGATGATTCACTATCACGACGCGTCCTACGGGCCGGAGTTGCTGGTGCTCATCAACATGGAGCCCCGCGCGGTGACGTTCACGCTGCCCGAAGGCCGCAAGTGGACGCGGCTCATCGACACGCAGGCGTACTTCGACAGCTCCGCCTATCTCACGACGGCGGGCCTGGATAGCCGGTCCACGGGTAACTCGTGGCTTGATGCACCGTCACCAGTGAACGGTCCGACGTACGGGATGCCGGAAAGAACCATCGTCGTCCTGCGTGCGGAGTAG
- a CDS encoding ABC transporter ATP-binding protein — MSEVTLSGIKKSFGQNLIVKGVDLQVGEGEFLVMVGPSGCGKTTLLRLIAGLEQVDAGEVRIGGARVNDVPPRDRDVAMVFQSYALYPHMTVRENLAFGLTLRKFPAAEIASRVQEVAGMLELNQLLERKPKALSGGQRQRVAMGRAIVRRPKVFLFDEPLSNLDTALRVQMRGELARLHRRLGATMIYVTHDQVEAMTLATRVAVFNGGLLQQVGPPLELYNRPANQFVAGFLGSPSMNFLEARREGAQFTGKGFTLPCPADVTAEEATVLLGLRPQDLRVESQGPLTGTVDAVERLGFDGYAFVKTEAGLVAARFDKGVNVSVGDKVHLAPVADALHVFSKDGAKALRHPEQRAALEIAS, encoded by the coding sequence TTGTCCGAAGTCACCCTGAGCGGGATCAAGAAGTCGTTTGGCCAGAACCTCATCGTGAAGGGCGTGGACCTTCAGGTGGGTGAAGGTGAATTCCTGGTGATGGTCGGCCCGTCTGGCTGCGGGAAGACGACCTTGCTGCGACTCATCGCAGGCCTGGAACAGGTGGACGCGGGCGAGGTGCGCATTGGCGGCGCCCGGGTGAACGACGTTCCGCCTCGTGACCGCGACGTGGCGATGGTGTTCCAATCCTATGCGCTCTACCCGCACATGACGGTGCGGGAGAATCTGGCCTTCGGCCTGACGCTCCGGAAGTTCCCCGCCGCGGAGATTGCGTCGCGCGTGCAGGAGGTGGCCGGAATGTTGGAGCTGAACCAGCTCCTGGAGCGCAAGCCCAAGGCCCTGTCCGGCGGCCAACGCCAGCGCGTGGCCATGGGGCGAGCCATCGTCCGCCGCCCCAAGGTCTTCCTCTTCGACGAGCCCCTCTCCAACCTGGACACCGCGCTCCGGGTCCAGATGCGCGGCGAGCTGGCGCGGCTGCACCGCCGGCTGGGCGCGACGATGATCTACGTCACCCACGACCAGGTGGAGGCCATGACGCTGGCCACCCGCGTGGCCGTCTTCAATGGCGGGCTCCTCCAGCAGGTGGGCCCGCCGCTGGAGCTCTACAACCGCCCCGCCAACCAGTTCGTCGCGGGGTTCCTCGGCTCCCCGTCCATGAACTTCCTGGAGGCGCGGCGAGAGGGGGCTCAGTTTACCGGCAAGGGCTTCACCCTGCCCTGTCCGGCGGACGTGACCGCGGAGGAAGCCACGGTGCTGCTGGGCCTGCGTCCCCAGGATTTGCGCGTGGAGTCCCAGGGGCCCCTCACCGGCACCGTGGACGCCGTGGAGCGACTGGGCTTCGACGGGTACGCCTTCGTCAAAACGGAAGCCGGACTGGTGGCGGCTCGCTTCGACAAGGGCGTGAACGTCTCGGTGGGTGACAAGGTGCACCTGGCCCCCGTGGCGGACGCGCTGCACGTCTTCTCCAAGGACGGCGCGAAGGCGCTGCGCCATCCGGAGCAGCGCGCCGCGCTGGAGATCGCGTCGTGA